A window of Phoenix dactylifera cultivar Barhee BC4 unplaced genomic scaffold, palm_55x_up_171113_PBpolish2nd_filt_p 000771F, whole genome shotgun sequence contains these coding sequences:
- the LOC120107125 gene encoding BURP domain-containing protein 12-like: MATPPRFLFLFLVLFLLPFSLVATADNSTSAKTATPNPFTAKAALIRYWNRKVPNGRPLPAFLVSKLSPLSALDTASFSSLAASGGGAALSPRLPDLCAAARLLCSPSLSSSNASHPSDSAFAGYSNSNFSNYGADRAGGADSFKNYSASENSPIDTFRRYSRDSVGHDDSFALYQPDGNIDTANFTSYATAATGGAGDFSSYAHEGNVPDLKFTNYEADANGRVQKFSSYSDDTNSGGQSFAGYGKHGNGIPLSFTSYGSNSNVMNSDFNNYGEDGNGANDTFTNYGQNGNVPENNFRSYGGAGNAASEKFSNYRDQANVGDDSFTSYAKEDNAGAADFKNYGNSFNQGTDSFKGYGQGSINFTITFGSYYGDNTTFKAYAKTGIIGLNGYHNSSTFPSSAAAALKARRRPTSRWVVEPGKFFRESELKKGTVMPMPDISDRMPARSFLPRSIAGRIPFSAAEVQRVFNMPADTALGKAAADTVAECERPPSRGETKRCATSAEDVIDFAVSVLGNNVVVRSTENTHGSKGSILIGEVKGVNGGSVTKSVSCHQSLFPYLVYYCHSVPKVRVYQAEILTVKTKEKINHGVAICHVDTSDWSPAHGAFVALGPGPGKIEVCHWIFKGDMTWTVAD; this comes from the coding sequence ATGGCCACTCCTCCccgcttcctcttcctcttcctcgtcctcttcctccttccattcTCCCTCGTGGCGACGGCAGACAACTCCACGTCCGCCAAAACCGCCACCCCGAATCCGTTCACCGCCAAAGCCGCGCTCATCCGGTACTGGAACCGCAAAGTCCCCAACGGTCGCCCCCTCCCGGCCTTCCTCGTTTCCAAACTCTCCCCCCTCTCCGCCCTTGACAccgcctccttctcctccctcgCCGCCTCCGGCGGCGGAGCCGCTCTCTCCCCCCGCCTCCCTGACCTCTGCGCCGCCGCCCGCCTCCTctgctccccctccctctcctcgtCCAACGCTTCCCACCCCTCCGATTCCGCCTTCGCCGGTTACTCCAACTCCAACTTCTCCAACTACGGCGCCGACCGCGCCGGCGGCGCCGACTCCTTCAAGAACTATTCGGCCTCCGAGAACTCCCCCATCGACACCTTCCGCCGCTACAGCCGCGACTCCGTCGGCCACGACGACTCCTTCGCCCTCTACCAGCCCGACGGAAACATCGACACCGCGAATTTCACCAGCTACGCCACCGCCGCCACTGGTGGCGCAGGCGACTTCTCCTCCTACGCCCACGAAGGCAATGTCCCTGACTTAAAGTTCACCAACTACGAGGCCGACGCCAACGGCCGCGTCCAGAAGTTCTCTAGCTACTCCGACGACACGAACTCCGGCGGCCAGTCCTTCGCCGGCTACGGCAAGCACGGCAACGGCATCCCCCTCTCCTTCACCAGCTACGGCAGCAACTCCAATGTCATGAATTCCGATTTCAACAACTACGGCGAGGACGGCAATGGCGCCAACGATACCTTCACCAACTACGGCCAAAATGGCAACGTGCCGGAGAACAATTTCCGGTCGTACGGCGGCGCCGGCAACGCTGCATCGGAGAAATTCTCCAACTACCGCGACCAAGCCAATGTCGGCGACGACAGCTTCACCTCCTACGCCAAAGAGGACAACGCCGGCGCCGCCGATTTTAAGAACTACGGCAACTCCTTCAACCAAGGCACCGACTCCTTCAAAGGCTACGGCCAGGGGTCCATCAACTTCACGATCACGTTCGGATCCTACTACGGCGATAACACCACCTTCAAGGCCTACGCCAAGACCGGGATCATCGGCCTCAACGGCTACCACAACTCCTCCACGTTCCCATCCTCCGCCGCAGCGGCGTTGAAGGCTCGGCGGAGGCCGACGAGCCGGTGGGTGGTGGAGCCGGGGAAGTTCTTCCGTGAAAGCGAACTCAAAAAGGGTACGGTGATGCCGATGCCGGACATCAGTGACAGGATGCCGGCGAGGTCGTTCCTCCCTCGGTCGATCGCCGGGCGAATCCCGTTCTCCGCCGCCGAGGTCCAACGGGTGTTCAATATGCCGGCGGACACGGCGCTGGGGAAGGCGGCGGCGGACACGGTGGCGGAGTGCGAGCGGCCGCCGAGCCGCGGCGAGACGAAGCGGTGCGCGACGTCGGCGGAGGACGTGATCGACTTCGCGGTGAGCGTTCTCGGGAACAACGTTGTGGTGCGGAGCACCGAGAACACCCATGGGTCCAAAGGAAGCATTCTCATAGGAGAGGTGAAGGGGGTGAACGGCGGCAGCGTTACCAAATCGGTGTCGTGCCACCAGAGCCTGTTCCCGTATCTGGTGTACTACTGCCACTCGGTGCCGAAGGTGAGGGTATACCAGGCGGAGATCCTGACCGTCAAAACCAAGGAGAAGATCAATCACGGCGTTGCCATCTGTCACGTGGACACGTCTGATTGGAGTCCTGCACATGGGGCGTTTGTGGCACTGGGCCCCGGGCCAGGGAAGATAGAGGTGTGCCACTGGATCTTCAAGGGGGACATGACATGGACGGTCGCTGATTGA